The following nucleotide sequence is from Psychroserpens sp. Hel_I_66.
GAAAAATTGCTGACATTGTTGAATTTGTAAGGAGGGTCGCTGTTTATTTGGCTATATACCTTATTGTTGGCCTGAAACATTTGGTACTTTTTAATATCCGAAAGTATTTGATCGGACATTTCTATTTCATAAGGTAACTGATACTCATTATCTGAAATAAAACGTTGTTCCTTAATGTTGGACCTGCTAGAGTCAAACTCTTTGATCCATTTATTAATTGTGGTCATGGATACACCACTATCATTTTGCAACCACTTCTTATATGGACCTATTAAAGTGTCATCAGAAATTTCGCTTAGCAAATCACACAGGTTTTTTGCGATTTTTACTTTAGCAATCTCATCCTTACCGTTCAGTTCATCCAGAAGTAACCTGAAGCCATCCGTCTTTTCCGTTTCAACCTCTAAAACAGCTAATAGACCATTTTTATCAATTTCCTTTACATTCATTCTGACAAAATCATCTGGATCGCAATCCTTGAATTTTATTACGAAACATCTAAAACCGCATGACAGAAATCTAGGTATGTTTTTCAATGAGGATTTTTGCCCAGCAATATCCCCGTCCATGCAAAAGACTACCGAGTCAGTGTACTTTTTAAGCTCCTTAATCTGATTATCGTGTATTGAAGTTCCACAGGGCGCTATGGCATTTAATATTTCATTTGTTTGGAAGGAGATAACATCATTGTAACCTTCCATAATATATGCAATATTGTTACTTCTTATCTCTTGCTTAGCCAAGTGCATTCCATACCAAATATGGTCCTTTTGATAGAGCTCGGTAGTTTTACCATTGAGCCATTTCACCTTAGGTGGATTTTTCAGTTCTCTGCCCGCAATACTCACGACTTCGCCAATAGAATCAAAAATGGGGTACACGACTCTATTAAAGAAAAAATCATGATTATTTGATATTACACTTATATCCTGCCCCTGCTTAACGATTCCCCTTTCCTTAAAATTATTGTACACAAATTTATCTCCTGGAGCGTATCCTATTTTATATGTTTTGATTATTGCGTCAGTGTACTTCCTCTTTCCGAAAATTTCTTTGAACGCCGGGTGGTTCTTGTCGAGAGTCTTTAAGTTGTTATGGTACATTTCAACAACATTATTTAAATAAGGTCGTACCTCATTTTTCCTAAGTTGTTTTTCTTGAAATGACTTTGCCTCCTTGGAGTTGTCATAGACTATCTCCTTAGATTGATTTTTGGCAATGTACTCAATGGCATCTATATAATTATAACCCTTTGCCATCAAGAAACTAAGAGCGTTGTTACCGCCCTTTCCCGAAGAAAAATCTTTCCATATTTGTTTCCTTGGACTTACCATGAAACTTGGGGTTTTTTCTTTCGTAAAAGGTGATAATCCCTTTAAATTTGAGCCTTCTTTTTTTAAATCGACAAAGTCCTTGACTATATCCTCTATTTGAGTACTGTCAATTAAATTTTCAATAAATTCTTTGGATATATAAGCCATGATTAATTAAATAGTTTAAAAGTTAAAGACTTTGCTATTTGGCTTATTGGTTGAGAAATAATTGTAAAAAATTTTCTCTCTTTAAGATTGAATATCTTATATTGCATACGTTTGGTGGTGTTTATTCAAACAACATAAAAACCCTATTGAATCGTGGTGGATTCAATAGGGTTTGTTCGTTTTATTAAAATTGATTCATTTTTTTCAAAGCAAGTAGCACCTCACTTTTCTTATATCTTACTTTTGCTCCAATACGATAAGCTGGGAATAAATTATCTTTCGTGTATTTCCAAAGAGTTACGAGTGAAATAGAAAGTAATTTAGCAGTTTCTTCTCTGGTCAATAAAATTTCGTCGTCCTTTTGATACTGTGAATCTTGTTTAAGAGCCAATTTAATTTCCCCTATGAGTTTGGGAATAAATTTAGATTCATTGGTGTTTTCAATTTGTAAAACTTGCTTTGTCATGTCCTTTGTTTTAGGATTATATGACAAATCTAGTTTAGATTAATTGTATTTAATTAGTTGGGTATGCCCATCAAATACCCAAGTTAATCATTCGGTCAATAACAAAATTCCTAGCTTTTTTTATTTTTTCCTGTTGAACATAGACTTTTTTATTGTGGTCTAGTTCATTAGGTTTAAGATCTTCTGGTTTATCAGCTTTTATTGATGCAATATCATGTTTACGAAAAGCCTTTCTTAAATTACTAAGAGAACTATTCGAAATTTTCTTTAATTCTCTAGCATATTCAGAAGCTGTAAGATTCTCGAAATCATCCAGAGGAAGACCAACTAAATTCTTAAGTCTTTCTAGACTTACATAGTCAGAACCACCAATTTTAGAATTAAATACTTTTAAATATTTGAATTGGATATCTATATCTAGGATTTCAAAATTAACATCCTTTTCTCTAAGTATATCAATGAAAGAAAATTGTTCTAGTGGTGTTAAATTTCTATAACCCGTAGTACCTTTATTTAAGGCACTTGCATCTTGTATGATTAAAAGTTCTTTTAAATAAAGACTTAATGCTTTTATCTTACCATATTCAATCCATTTGTCCATAAAAACTTTAAAACAATCATAAACCCGGTCATTCGTAGATAAATATCGTAATATGTGATGATTTTCACTATTTTCCCAAATCCATATTAACCAGTCTTCACTCTTAAAAAATTCTTCCTGGTCCATTTCATAAAATCGTAAAAATTCACTTTTAGAATTAGGAGTTTTTAAATATTCTGAAAAATTCCATATTTCGTTGTGTTTTTCATTCAAATAGTTAAGTTTATCTTCATGAGTTAGGTATTGACCTAATTCAAATTTAATTTCCTCTTTAGGAAGCTCATATCTATATTTAAAATATTTTTGAAGAATATCTTGAAGATCATTTAAAATATGGTTTACAATTTTAGGATTTAACTGATAGTCAAAAAAGTTGTATAAAACCTCTGTTCCTTCTATATGAAAATTCTCGTTCGGTTTTACAAATACATTGTAATCTTCTTTAGGGAACTCATGACCTTTAAGAAAAATATTATTTTCTATAAGTTGAATCAATTGATCTTCATTAAGATTATATCCTTTGTCCAACGTAATAACATTTCTACACTTTGAGAAGTCCTTGTTCATAGTTTATCAAATTTGTTATTTTGCCTGTCCCAATACTCACTAATTTTTTTGATGTGTTCATCTTGAGAAGCCTTTACATAATGGGTAAATTGAGCAATTGACTTATGTCCAGTTGCTGCCATGATTGTACTATTATCAATATCACCAGATAGAAACAAAACGCTACAAAAACTGCGTCTACAACTATGGCTAGTAATTAGCTCATATTTTGGATAATGGTCAAACTTTTTACGCTTTGTTTCTGGATCCATTTTGTAACCGGGAGTTAATTGGTTTATACCTACATCTCTACAAATTTCTTTTATATAAATATTAAATTTCTGACTTGATATCTTTGGCGGTAGTTTACCTTCCCTTTTTTCTAAAATTGATTTGAATTGAGGATGTATTGGTATAGTTAAGTTTTGATTGGTTTTGTGTGTGGTTATATTAATAACATTATTAAAGATGTTTTCTTTTGATATCCTTAAAAGATCCGATATTCTCAAACCAGTTCGTAATCCTATCACAAATAAGTCTCTAGTGTTGTCTAAGCGTTCTGAAGAACTAAAATCGTGATTATATATAAGATTAATTTCTTCATCATTAAGATAGGTGTCGATAGTATCGTTTTTAGGCAAGTTAAAATCCCTATGCTTATATTTTGGGTTTATTGGTAAACCATCCATTTCTGCATTTCGACAAAACGTTTTAATTCTTGAAACAATGGAACCTATAGTATTGTTACTTAACTTTTCTTCATTGACACAATATGAAATAAATTTACTATGAAAAGTTAAATCGATATCCTCAAACCTTAATTTTTGCTTACTATGGTTTTCAAAAGCTTGTAATTTCGACAAGGTTGTACTATAATTATTAAGTGATCGTTTCTTTAATTTTGCTCCATTAAACAAGCGTTCCTCTGCTCCTTTAACGAATAACTCTACCCAATCGACAAAATATACCTTAGAGCTTTCATCAACAGACGTTCTGTTAAAAAATATACTTACATTCTCCTTAAGCCAAATCTTAGAAATGTGTTTAGAAGTATTATACTCCAAATTATAATTATCAAAAATGAATTTTTCCAACTTAGACAATTGGCTATTTAATATATCTACATTAAGAGTTGAAGAATTTATTTTAATCCGCTGTTTTGATATAGACCAATTTTTAGGTTCAACATTAATTCCAGTTCGTACTTTTTGGTCGATTCTATTGCTATCCCAAAAACGTATGTATATACTGCTGTACTTTTTTTTACCTTTAACAATGAAAAACTTAATAGTCATCTAAAATATTTTGCCGAAATATTGCCGAAATTAGTTAATTTTATTTAATTCACCTTAATTCATTTTAATAAAAAGATGAAATCTTACTAACATAACACGTTAAACAACAGATATTTTCGTCTATTCCAGGGGTTTTAATAAAAAATAAGATTAAGCGTGGTGACTTCCGCCTTGAGTACCAAAAGGCTTCAACATATCGTTGAGGCCTTTTTTTATTTGCATTTTTAAACGTAACTTTGATATCACACCAACCTAACCTCATAACTTAATTATCATTTCCCAAATCCAATAACTATGATAGACCAATTTCTGTCAAATTTTCAAGATGGTGTTTACCATATTCTCAATATAAATGCCTACGATCACATTTTATTTTTAATCGTGCTCACAGTGCCTTACTTGTTTAAGGATTGGAAACGTATCTTTATACTAATTTCAATATTTACAGCAGGTCACTGCATTTCCCTTGCGTTGACTACCTACGACATAATCAATGTAAATATCAAACTTATAGAGTTTCTTATCCCAATTACAATCATTATAGTAGCTATATTTAATGTATTTACATCTGGTAAAAAATCTCATGGCACAACAATAGGGCTTGTCTTTTTTGCAACTCTTTTTTTTGGTCTCATTCATGGTCTAGGATTTTTAACTACGTTTGAGCGTTTAATTTCTTCTTCGGAAAATAAGCTATTAGCTCTTTTAGAAATTGGTCTGGGTATTGAAGTTGGACAACTCTTTATTGCCTTTATCGTGATTTTTGTGAGTTTTCTTTGTCAAACTATTTTTAGATTCTCAAAGCGTGATTGGGTAATGGTAACATCTTCAATTGTGATAGGTTGTTTGATCCCTATTTTGATAAAAAGTGAATTATTTTCATAGTTATTGAATGGTTCTTATATATTTTGATAAAACTTTAACGTTATCAAAGTCTTAAAAGCGCACAAACATTTTTAATAATTATTACATTTGAATTATAACTTTTATAGTTAAGTTGATGTTTCCGAAGAAAATAAAACACTTCTAAATCCATATATGTCCAAGAAAAAACAATTACGTTACGACAAGGCTTATTTAAGAATTGCGAAAGAATGGGGTAAACTATCCCACTGTAAACGTAAGCAGGTTGGCGCGATAATTGTAAAAGATAGAATGATCATATCAGATGGTTACAATGGTACACCAACAGGTTTTGAGAATTATTGTGAAGATGATGAAGGCTACACAAAGTGGTACGTGTTACATGCTGAGGCTAATGCCATTTTAAAAGTGGCAGCCTCAACACAATCCTGTAAGGGTGCCACGTTATACATTACGCTATCGCCATGTAAGGATTGTAGTAAACTCATCCATCAAGCGGGAATTATTAGAGTAGTTTACCACCAAGGTTATAAGGATGATTCCGGATTGCAATTTTTAGAAAAAGCAGGCATACAAATAGAATTAATTGAAGATGTAACAGTATAAATGACGTTTAACAAAAAATACATTCCGCTAATTATTGGAGTTGCAATTGCAATAGGTATTTTTATTGGCGGAAATCTAAACTTTACAGATACTTCAGATCGTTTATTTACTTCAAACAGCAAAAAAGACAAACTCAACAGACTTATAGATTACATTGATTATGAGTACGTTGACGATGTCAATACAGATAGTATTGTCGATGTTACGGTAAATGGTATTTTAGATAATCTTGATCCACATTCTACATACATTCCTAAAAGTGAATTGGAGCGCGTTACCAATAACATGAAAGGTGATTTTGTAGGTTTAGGAGTCAATTTCTACACTTACAAAGACACCATAACCGTTATAAGAACCATTAAAGATGGTCCAAGTGAAAAAGCCGGTATTAAAGCAGGAGACCGCATTTTAATGGCAGATGGAGATTCTATCTTTGGGAAAGAATGGAGCAACGCAGATATTATCTCTAAACTAAGAGGAGAAAAAGGCTCTAAAGTAAAAATCACGGTTTACCGTAAAGGTGAAAATAAACTTCTCGAGTTTAAAGTTAAAAGAGACATCGTACCAATTAAAAGTGTAGATGCTGCTTACATGCTTACCGATAAATTAGGTTACATAAAAATAAATAGGTTTGCAGAGTCCACATATAAGGAATTTAAAGATGCTCTGGATATTCTTCAAAATCAAGGCGCGACCCAGTTAGCTCTTGACTTACGCGATAATCCTGGAGGGTTTTTAGGTATTGCAGAGCAAATTGTAGATGAGTTTTTAGAAGATGACAAACTCATATTGTTCACTAAAAACAAAAGCGGAAAAGTTGAAAAAAGCTTCGCTACGAGCAAAGGTGATTTTGAAGAGGGTGAAATTTATATTCTTATCAACGAAAGTTCTGCATCGGCAAGTGAGATTGTTGCAGGTGCATTGCAGGATAACGACAAAGGCACTATTGTTGGACGACGAAGTTATGGCAAAGGCCTGGTGCAACGCGAAATGTCTCTGGGAGATGGTAGTGCTGTGCGATTAACGGTTTCTAGATATTACACACCCACTGGTCGTTCTATTCAAAGACCATATGATAACGGAAAAAGCAACGATTATTACAATGATTACAACAAACGCCTTAGAAGCGGTGAGTTTGAGGATGCAGAGCAAATTGAAATTGCAGACTCCTTAAAATTTAAAACTCCAAAAGGCAAGATTGTCTATGGTGGAGGTGGGATAATTCCCGATATTTTTGTTCCGTTAAATACAACTTCAAATAATGAAACCTTAAACTACCTCAAAAGACGGGAATACATAAGTAATTTTGTTTTTGAAGAATTAGATAAAGATCGTAGTTTTTATGATAATGTTACCACCAATGACTTCATTGCCAATTTTGAGGTTAGCGATGATATTGTCATAAAATTTCAGAATTTCGTGAATTATCGAGAGCGAACCAATATAACGTTTGTAGCTTACCATGAGCAAATGAAACGTCTTATAAAATCTGAATTGGCCCAACAGCTCTACGGAAGCAATGCTGCTGAAAAAATCATTAACGAAACAGATGATATGATTGAGGAAGTGATTATGCTAAGTCGAGGCAACGACTACTTTGAGGTCAATCTTTCCGAACAAAATTAAATATTAAACTTTATCGTGTACTTTGGTATGTTGACCGTTGTTCCACAATGTCAAAATATCGGTTGCCACTTGTGCTCCACTTCCACATGCAATTGCATACTGGCTTCTCCAACCTGCTAAAGTTCCTGCCACATAAAGACCTTTTGTGATTAAATGATCTTCATTTTTTAACCAAATTCGGTTTTTTTCAATAGCTGCTCTTGGGTGTGGCTCAACGTAGTTCTCCAGCCCTTTAATGGTCAATAAATTTGTATAGCCAACAGTTATGACGACCGTTCTTGAATGGTAAATGTTTTTATTTGTTGTGACGGTAAATCCTTCCGAAGAACTTAAAACCGAGCTCACTTTTTCTTTATCAATTTGATCGACATGTGGGTACAGTTCTTGAAGTTGCGTTTTCCCGCTTTCTAAAATGTCTGCTCCCAAAGTACCTGGAGTTAATCCTAAAACATTATTAAACAGTGCATTTTGCAAATGAGATGTTCTTTGGTGCGTTATAATACCAATGTGTTTTCCATCTGCAAAAGGTTTCGGTTTTGCTGAGCCTAAAACTAGAG
It contains:
- a CDS encoding FAD-dependent oxidoreductase, with the translated sequence MYDALIIGGGAAGMSCALVLGSAKPKPFADGKHIGIITHQRTSHLQNALFNNVLGLTPGTLGADILESGKTQLQELYPHVDQIDKEKVSSVLSSSEGFTVTTNKNIYHSRTVVITVGYTNLLTIKGLENYVEPHPRAAIEKNRIWLKNEDHLITKGLYVAGTLAGWRSQYAIACGSGAQVATDILTLWNNGQHTKVHDKV
- a CDS encoding deoxycytidylate deaminase → MSKKKQLRYDKAYLRIAKEWGKLSHCKRKQVGAIIVKDRMIISDGYNGTPTGFENYCEDDEGYTKWYVLHAEANAILKVAASTQSCKGATLYITLSPCKDCSKLIHQAGIIRVVYHQGYKDDSGLQFLEKAGIQIELIEDVTV
- a CDS encoding tyrosine-type recombinase/integrase, whose product is MTIKFFIVKGKKKYSSIYIRFWDSNRIDQKVRTGINVEPKNWSISKQRIKINSSTLNVDILNSQLSKLEKFIFDNYNLEYNTSKHISKIWLKENVSIFFNRTSVDESSKVYFVDWVELFVKGAEERLFNGAKLKKRSLNNYSTTLSKLQAFENHSKQKLRFEDIDLTFHSKFISYCVNEEKLSNNTIGSIVSRIKTFCRNAEMDGLPINPKYKHRDFNLPKNDTIDTYLNDEEINLIYNHDFSSSERLDNTRDLFVIGLRTGLRISDLLRISKENIFNNVINITTHKTNQNLTIPIHPQFKSILEKREGKLPPKISSQKFNIYIKEICRDVGINQLTPGYKMDPETKRKKFDHYPKYELITSHSCRRSFCSVLFLSGDIDNSTIMAATGHKSIAQFTHYVKASQDEHIKKISEYWDRQNNKFDKL
- a CDS encoding S41 family peptidase, whose product is MTFNKKYIPLIIGVAIAIGIFIGGNLNFTDTSDRLFTSNSKKDKLNRLIDYIDYEYVDDVNTDSIVDVTVNGILDNLDPHSTYIPKSELERVTNNMKGDFVGLGVNFYTYKDTITVIRTIKDGPSEKAGIKAGDRILMADGDSIFGKEWSNADIISKLRGEKGSKVKITVYRKGENKLLEFKVKRDIVPIKSVDAAYMLTDKLGYIKINRFAESTYKEFKDALDILQNQGATQLALDLRDNPGGFLGIAEQIVDEFLEDDKLILFTKNKSGKVEKSFATSKGDFEEGEIYILINESSASASEIVAGALQDNDKGTIVGRRSYGKGLVQREMSLGDGSAVRLTVSRYYTPTGRSIQRPYDNGKSNDYYNDYNKRLRSGEFEDAEQIEIADSLKFKTPKGKIVYGGGGIIPDIFVPLNTTSNNETLNYLKRREYISNFVFEELDKDRSFYDNVTTNDFIANFEVSDDIVIKFQNFVNYRERTNITFVAYHEQMKRLIKSELAQQLYGSNAAEKIINETDDMIEEVIMLSRGNDYFEVNLSEQN
- a CDS encoding helix-turn-helix domain-containing protein, which produces MTKQVLQIENTNESKFIPKLIGEIKLALKQDSQYQKDDEILLTREETAKLLSISLVTLWKYTKDNLFPAYRIGAKVRYKKSEVLLALKKMNQF
- a CDS encoding HupE/UreJ family protein, producing MIDQFLSNFQDGVYHILNINAYDHILFLIVLTVPYLFKDWKRIFILISIFTAGHCISLALTTYDIINVNIKLIEFLIPITIIIVAIFNVFTSGKKSHGTTIGLVFFATLFFGLIHGLGFLTTFERLISSSENKLLALLEIGLGIEVGQLFIAFIVIFVSFLCQTIFRFSKRDWVMVTSSIVIGCLIPILIKSELFS